The Euphorbia lathyris chromosome 3, ddEupLath1.1, whole genome shotgun sequence genome contains a region encoding:
- the LOC136222953 gene encoding BRASSINOSTEROID INSENSITIVE 1-associated receptor kinase 1-like, translating into MWAIWRYAFFLLILLFHFVYRVAGNGEGDALNALKTNLLDPNNVLQSWDPTLVNPCTWFHVTCNSDNSVTRVDLGNANLSGQLVPQLGGLTNLQYLELYSNNISGRIPEELGNLTNLVSLDLYLNNLTGEMPPTLGNLKRLRFLRLNNNTLSGTIPMSLTTVSSLQVLDLSNNKLRGDVPVNGSFSLFTPISFQNNILNTPPPSPPPPLTPPATTPNGNSATGAIAGGVAAGAALLFAAPAIALAYWRRRKPQDHFFDVPAEEDPEVHLGQLKRFSLRELQVATDNFSNKHILGRGGFGKVYKGRLADGSLVAVKRLKEERTQGGELQFQTEVEMISMAVHRNLLRLRGFCMTPTERLLVYPLMANGSVASCLRERSETMPPLNWPMRKRIALGSARGLAYLHDHCDPKIIHRDVKAANILLDEEFEAVVGDFGLAKLMDYKDTHVTTAVRGTIGHIAPEYLSTGKSSEKTDVFGYGVMLLELITGQRAFDLARLANDDDVMLLDWVKGLLKDKRLETLVDADLEGNYDDGEVEQLIQVALLCTQGSPMERPKMSEVVRMLEGDGLAERWEEWQKDEIFRQEYNHTNHHPNANWIVDSMSHIPPDELSGPR; encoded by the exons ATGTGGGCGATCTGGCGTTATGCTTTTTTCTTGTTAATTTTGCTGTTTCATTTCGTTTACAGAGTCGCTGGTAATGGTGAAG GCGACGCTCTTAATGCACTGAAGACCAATTTGCTTGATCCTAATAATGTTTTACAAAGCTGGGATCCTACCCTTGTCAATCCTTGCACTTGGTTTCATGTAACATGCAACAGCGACAATAGTGTCACCCGTGt TGATCTCGGAAATGCAAATCTATCTGGTCAACTGGTTCCACAGCTTGGTGGCCTTACAAATTTGCAGTACTT GGAACTTTATAGCAACAACATAAGTGGAAGAATTCCAGAAGAGCTTGGAAATTTGACAAACTTAGTGAGCTTGGATCTTTACTTGAATAATTTAACTGGTGAAATGCCACCAACATTGGGCAACCTTAAAAGGCTCCGCTTTCT GCGTCTCAACAacaatactttgtctggaactATTCCTATGTCTTTGACTACAGTTTCATCCTTGCAAGTTCT GGATCTTTCAAATAACAAATTAAGAGGAGATGTTCCCGTCAATGGATCCTTTTCGTTATTCACTCCCATCAG TTTTCAAAATAATATTCTGAACACTCCACCACCTTCTCCACCTCCTCCTCTGACTCCTCCAGCAACTACTCCCAATG GTAACAGTGCAACTGGAGCTATTGCTGGAGGAGTTGCTGCTGGTGCTGCTCTGCTGTTCGCTGCACCTGCCATTGCTCTTGCTTATTGGCGACGCAGAAAACCACAGGATCATTTCTTTGACGTACCTG CTGAAGAGGACCCAGAAGTCCATCTTGGACAGCTTAAGAGGTTTTCTTTGCGCGAATTACAAGTTGCAACAGATAATTTTAGTAACAAACACATTTTGGGTAGGGGTGGATTTGGGAAGGTTTATAAAGGACGGTTAGCTGATGGTTCTCTAGTGGCTGTAAAAAGATTGAAAGAGGAACGTACACAGGGTGGGGAGCTACAGTTCCAGACAGAAGTAGAAATGATCAGCATGGCTGTACATAGGAACTTGCTTCGTCTACGTGGTTTTTGCATGACTCCGACGGAACGGTTGCTTGTTTATCCTTTAATGGCTAATGGGAGTGTTGCTTCGTGTTTAAGAG AGCGCTCGGAAACTATGCCGCCACTTAATTGGCCAATGAGGAAGCGAATTGCATTAGGGTCTGCTCGGGGATTGGCTTATTTGCATGATCACTGTGATCCCAAGATCATACACAGGGATGTGAAAGCTGCAAATATTTTGTTAGATGAGGAATTCGAAGCAGTTGTTGGAGACTTTGGTTTGGCTAAACTCATGGACTACAAAGACACTCATGTTACAACTGCAGTCCGTGGCACTATTGGGCATATAGCGCCTGAGTACCTGTCAACTGGAAAGTCTTCGGAAAAGACGGATGTTTTTGGGTATGGTGTGATGCTTCTTGAACTGATAACTGGACAGAGGGCTTTTGATCTTGCTCGGCTTGCAAATGATGACGATGTTATGTTACTTGATTGG GTGAAAGGACTTCTAAAAGACAAGAGGTTGGAAACATTGGTTGATGCGGATCTTGAGGGTAATTACGATGATGGCGAGGTGGAGCAGCTGATCCAAGTGGCTCTACTTTGCACACAGGGGTCTCCAATGGAAAGACCAAAGATGTCGGAGGTGGTAAGAATGCTGGAAGGTGATGGATTAGCAGAAAGATGGGAAGAATGGCAGAAAGACGAGATATTCCGTCAAGAATATAACCACACGAATCATCACCCGAACGCGAATTGGATTGTGGATTCCATGTCTCATATACCTCCGGATGAACTATCTGGTCCCAGATGA